In one Dreissena polymorpha isolate Duluth1 chromosome 7, UMN_Dpol_1.0, whole genome shotgun sequence genomic region, the following are encoded:
- the LOC127839865 gene encoding uncharacterized protein LOC127839865, producing MINLIGSKGKTGGIELEGPFYANDGKTFNKKLLDVGTIQTIELGVYSSQMFDGWKPKRVDIYDIYRQHIYVFEHDESEVDNKLITLQRTACITVERGYLDGKREPKYKLIDTIFGCMMFCLENNCVQAEYRTTGICQIVARGTKVVKWADDRYRVLTPQCVNT from the exons ATGATAAACCTGATAGGATCTAAAGGAAAAACGGGAGGAATAGAGCTTGAAGGTCCATTTTACGCAAATGATGGGAAGACGTTTAACAAGAAACTTCTAGATGTTGGCACT ATACAAACCATAGAGCTTGGTGTCTATAGTTCTCAAATGTTCGACGGATGGAAACCAAAACGAGTTGATATCTACGACATTTACAGACAACATATCTATGTTTTCGAGCATGATGAATCTGAAGTGGACAACAAACTGATAACACTACAAAGAACAG cATGTATCACGGTGGAAAGGGGATATCTTGATGGAAAACGAGAACCAAAGTATAAGTTAATCGATACGATCTTCGGGTGTATGatgttttgtttagaaaataacTGTGTTCAAGCGGAGTACAGGACGACCGGAATTTGTCAAATAGTTGCACGTGGTACGAAGGTAGTCAAGTGGGCAGATGATAGATATCGTGTGCTTACACCGCAGTGTGTGAATACGTGA
- the LOC127839866 gene encoding uncharacterized protein LOC127839866 has protein sequence MTRDEEVDKKVANGTRVKLTCAQSYYEYSIVYTDKETDHRHTQVADIDCVDGEFTKHNLTCETESKEGSTLTPIKCTHIDNGNITNQGLSVKCHEGYTLWFENEMDASLYTVNSCKCNQTTGRIQCSGTNVQCKPIGCKIPTYLEQGLTLYDPFQRTPTSGANRYEIKHNEFLTFTCSHSGDTFFEPNKRMFVCDKGLWSLKQRDSEKPWDLGNNGSFPKCRPVNCPIGFCKFGGRCTRDQQCECPKNESKGNQCEIHNNY, from the exons ATGACGAGAGATGAAGAAGTAGATAAAAAG gtGGCAAATGGAACACGCGTAAAGTTGACTTGTGCACAAAGTTATTATGAATATTCAATTGTGTATACTGACAAGGAAACTGATCACAGACACACACAAGTAGCTGATATTGACTGCGTTGATGGTGAATTTACAAAACATAATCTCACTTGTGAGACAG AGTCTAAAGAAGGCTCAACGTTAACGCCTATAAAGTGTACACATATCGATAACGGAAATATAACAAACCAAGGACTGTCCGTTAAATGTCACGAAGGCTATACGCTTTGGTTTGAGAACGAAATGGATGCAAGTTTATATACAGTAAATTCGTGTAAGTGCAACCAAACCACCGGTAGAATACAGTGCTCGGGGACGAATGTGCAATGTAAACCAA TTGGCTGCAAGATCCCAACATATTTGGAGCAAGGATTAACATTATATGACCCATTCCAAAGAACGCCAACATCCGGTGCCAATCGTTATGAAATAAAGCACAACGAATTTTTAACATTTACTTGTTCGCATTCTGGCGACACTTTCTTCGAGCCTAACAAGAGGATGTTCGTCTGCGATAAAGGGTTATGGAGTCTAAAGCAGCGCGATAGTGAGAAACCTTGGGACTTGGGGAACAACGGCTCATTCCCCAAGTGCCGACCAG TGAATTGTCCCATTGGTTTCTGCAAGTTTGGGGGTCGTTGCACGCGAGACCAGCAGTGCGAATGTCCTAAAAACGAATCGAAGGGAAACCAGTGTGAAATAC ATAATAATTACTGA